A window of Salvia splendens isolate huo1 chromosome 8, SspV2, whole genome shotgun sequence genomic DNA:
TCCCCTTAGCACTATATGAATTCTTGCTAGCTTGAGCCCTTAGTCAAATCTTCTAGTGGATGAAGCTTAATTTACTAAACTTTGGTCTTTCTTTCATTGGCATTGAACCTAACCAGAGGTTTTATTTGACTTCCAGAATtctaacattaaaaaaaagcacAATCACGAAGCAAATATCTCCTTAATTAAATGGCAATCCAGTACAGTAGTAACTTTTAGCATCATGAATTCATGATTCAACATATAAGATTAGTAAACAAACAGAAGAACTCCCATTTGTGCTTGATCAGACTCAGAACCCTAGATGAGGGTCCCAATGATCATTTTATAAGCGCCTAATCAGAATAAAAACAAACGTAGGCACAGTATAGACAGTTATGACTTATGTTGCCTCATTTCTAGTTGAAAATTAAAAGACGGCGGTAAAAGACTGAGGACTAGGATTGAGGAAGCAGTGACTCTACCTCATGTGTCGCAGATGTTCCTGCAATGAACGAAGCAGGAGCAAGATTTTCGTTTAGCCACAAACAGCAAACATATACTTTCTTTTACTTATGGGTTCCTCTTGCAACAGAACCACATCCCGCGCCTTCCCCAACAGCTCCTCCAGATTATTCACACCAAAGCTTATATAATCCAGTTGTTTTTTGTATCTTTGTTGGTATATggactcgaaagaaccaagaaaTATCCGGCAAGAGTAGCTCACCATGATCTCTTGAAGCTCATACTTAAATTTGTTCAGGCTTTTGTCAACAATTAGAGATTGATCAACAACCTCAAGATAAGAACTTCCTCCTACTTGCCTACCATCATTTCCTCCTCCTACAACTGTTCCGTCACCTGAGAACTCATCCGAGGAGCCACTTCCAGCCATTAAATCAACGTTGTCTTCCTGagattctttttcttttttctccctcCTAGACAATATTACAGGATTACCAGCTGCTCCGGATTTAGAGTTATGGAGGCAGACGAACTTCTTTTGGCCTTTTCCCTGGATAGCAATCATATCACCCATCTTCTTAAGAAGGTTTGCAAGCTTAATTGCCCCATCTTCAGAAACAAACAGAGGCTTCCCGTAAAATTTTTGGTATTCTGCCGGAAGTCGGGTCAGAGGCAAATTTCCATCTGCCAATTCAAGCAACCTTACCAGTTGGCCCTTTAAATCGTTTAGATCTCTGGGCTGCACCCAAGTCGTGTCGTTTTGTTTGGATGGGACACGGTTTCCTGATGAAACTTCATACAGACTAGATGGAAGGCTAAGAGATTGTGAAATCATTGGATCCGAGGGCATTGCAATTGGATTACTTTTATGCTCAGATGCAGACCGTGATACAAAAGATAAATCTCTTGTGCTGCAATAGCCTCTTGAGATCCCCCTATACACTATAGACTCCTCTTCATTCTCACCATCCATAGTATTGTTAATATGACATCCCACCAAGAAGCCTGCAATATCCCCTGCACCTCCTCGAGATGGAATCATTGCTTTAGCCGGGGGCATAAAACCTTCCCCACGAGCAATGCTTGGCCAGTCCCATACAAACCTACCTGCATTGCAAAGGGCGGATGACACCCCCACTCGAGAAGGAATAGCAAGAACTATGGTATATCCTCGCTGACCAAGAATATGGAGAGCAGGAGCAAAATCGACATCTCCTGAGATCAGCATGATGGATGAAGGTGGAGGATTATCAAGAGCAAAAAGGAACATGTCGATCAATATTGCCTTGTCGGATGCATCCTTACGTCCATTGGGGACATCTATGAGCTTCACGCCAGTTCTCTGGCATCCTTCTCTTAGTCGTCTGGGGAAAGCATTAAAATCCCCGTATGCAGAAAGCATTGTTACAGCTCCATCGATTACAGGATGAAATCGCAGAGCCATCCTAATGTTACCAGCCACATCTTCAGATCGCACATCACTTGGCACGGGGCAGTTCTCCATGTCCCAAAGAATAGCAACAGGACCCTGGGAGGAGCTCCAACTTTGATGCAACAAAGGTTGATAACGGTTTCCATTTGAGCTTTCCAATTGCCTTGCATGTCCTGAGCATTCCGATGGCAACAGCAATGTAGATGCATTTGAGCTCGACATCGCGGACTTAAATGGATAAACTACTTCTACCTTCCTGGTGACAAGGATAGACCATGAATCAccataatttattaattggaaTAATTTACAGAACTGAGTATAACAACACAAAAAGGGATCTTAGAGTTAACATATACCCGACATTAATTCACCACAAGCACTCATTCCCACGCACTAGCCCTTTTATTAACTTTCAGAGCCTACTATCAAGTCTTGATTCACATTGGCAGAAAATGAAGTGGCAAATTCATTCTATTCCAAATTCTTTTCTTGATCAGAAGAATTGAAATAGCATAACTTTGCATAGAAAATAATGATAGAATATAACTTGGAGAGGaaccattattattattattcgatTGGCTAGTACAATTAAAAACTACACCCTGTAAAAGTCTAGTACAAGACAGAAAACAATTCTACAGTATTATAAACAAGACAGATTAATTCAGATTCGCTACGCATTAGTACTCTAAACAAGATAGACCAAGATTATTAAGATTCCTTTAAATACCTAGCGAAAAAGGTTGAATGACTATAAAATTGGCTCCAATAAATACTGCATCAAATGATAATATGGAAAACGAACATTGACTGGATGCACAAAAGAGATTgcataaaattagaataagagctTCAGCTCCAGAAGGTAAACAAGTCCTACCCAATTAGAATAGAATTTCAGACAAGTGCATAATAAAGATGCAGATATCTCTACACCTAATTAAACAGCCACCAATTATTGAATCTACATGAAGATATATCATCATATTCTTGACTAACGAATAAAAACCAATTCAAGATCCAATTTTTCCCCTAAACCCATCCAAACTGGGTTATACAAACGAATATTGAAAGGAAATTACTCGCCTAAAAAGGAGATGGACGTGGGTGAGGCCTGAAATATTGTTATTATACCAAaataattcagaaaagaaaagcgAGGATCTAAGAGTGGAACGAGTAGGATTATATCGCAGTTCAATTTGGATGCAAACATAGATTTCTATTGTAAGTATTTCCTCAGGTGGAGGAGGCTCACCTCAACTTTCTAGGCTCTCGAATTTCGCCTAATTTGGAAATTTggcttctttttatttttaagaatgaTTACTCCTAATTCAGCTATTTAAATGCGTATAAATATCATCGGCCGCCGACATATGATGAAATATAGTAGTACCTGTATAttcaagaataaaaaaaataggtaaTAATGCAAATTAAAAATCATTGTCGCACGTGCCCCCGTAAAACAATTTCGTTTTTAGCAAACACCCATGAGAATTTTCTCATTTTAAAAAGGTGCTCTTTTTTCTCAGTTCGCATTTGATTTCAAGTAATTTTGCCGTGGTTTCCCCCTAGTTTTGTAGTTTCTACTAATTATACTGAGATTCTAGTATTAAATAGTTGCTGATTGTGTATGTATATGCTTTGATTGTGATCATCACTAATGTGCCAATTGGATTGGGGAAGGAGGAGATTGAAACGGTGATAATGATTGGTTCAGGCTGATGCCTTCATCTCTGATCAGACCTTTGATCTTCTTGTGCGTTTCCTCTACATTGCTTGCTTCATCTTTGTGTGTGTCAATCTTTGTCGCTTTATTGGTTTAGTTTGTTGTTTTCTGTTATTGTTCTAATTGATACTCCCTCTATCTCGGAATATGagtcatatttagttatgaCAAGGGTTTTAAAATATGTACAGAAAagtgatttaaataatttagtgaaatatgagtcacatttatatatagtattagttttataacaaaatgtgagtggaataagttgatgaaatattaggtctacttatcatttatggtgaAAGTGAAATAgaactcttattatgggacggaccgaaatagcAAAACATGACtgttattgtgggacggagggagtatagaaTATTTTAAGTTTTCGGCGACTTTGTTGTATGTGAGTAGGGAGGAATGTCAAGGAAACAAGTGGAGCCGAAGAGGTTATACGCATTTTCCTTGGGTCTACTTAAGAGGAAACAGGTTGTTCAACTCGGTTGGCTGGCTAACTTTGACCGATGTTCTTTCTCTGCGTATATATGGTTAGTTAGACAACCTGTCACATTTAGTTTATGGACAAGCTTACCATTGTGCAACTGTTGAATGTTGCTGACAATAAATCTAGAAAGGAAGAGTTTAACGAAGTTTTCCTGGTCTTGTGATCATCTGCTTCTGTccatttatttgcatttttcatAAGTCCTTGCTTGCTCGCTCGTAAACTTCAAGGAGGAACTTCGGGGCTGAGAGGCTACAAAGGTCTCGAATTCTGCAAAAATGTTGAAAGAATTACAATCAGCCGGCAGAATATTAGAGAGCTATCTGTAAATCGCCTCCCGATGAGACAAAATACACTCCATATCCATTAGGCCATctacaataggaatagcccagcaatagcccagccatagcctagccacaaactcctcctgccacatcatcagcactaaaaatcctcctgccacatcataaatagctcagccatagcctagccacatcataaatagccccgccacatcaatagccacatcactcaaaattatataaaacaaataattaacaatcacacaaaatacgcaatttaatttacgatacatatacgagaaaattcaataatattattaaaatttaaaaagtacattaattaaaaaaaaattacataattaataaaaaaactactcccgtgcagtcctccgcgcccataactctttaattaaatccttttggagtcgaatatgagcctccgtttggagtcgaatatgagcctccgtttggtCTCGAATTCTGCAAAAATGTTGAAAGAATTACAACATttttattatacaaatttaatttttagtatgataaaatattttcttaattttaactcaatttttataaaatatttacaatttttattttaatttgtatcatacgtaaaaatatttttataaattttaatattaaattaattaacttaatCTGGTTTATTAGATTCATAATTAGATCATTAAATTGGTTAAAACACGTTTGAATGCTAAATTTAACGAAAATGTTAATTATGGATCAAATATATTGGTTGGGACTAAAAGGTAACACACTTATatattaaactaaaataaatttttgattCAATGCAAAGAACCAGATTTGGACTTTAGTTTTTGAGAAAATTGCGAATTAAATCACAATTTTTAGCTAATTAAATcatactaatactaatatttttgtAGTCCTCCTATAACTTAAAATTTATGGCGATTATGTGGTGACGTGGACGCCCACGTTTTCCTACATGGACATCAACATCGTTTATTTTAAACGATGTTGTCTCAACACCCTTCAAAACGACGCCGTTCCATTCCCTCACTTTTAGatttaggaattttttttcaaaaaaaaaaacctttgttcgatcttcatttttttaattctataaCACCACATTAGAATGACATATCGTTAAATAATGCTACATAAATGTCATGTCAGTAAATAATGCCACGTACTTGTtggaaaatttaaattatggaaTAATTACAAAAAcgttactccctctatcccgtCATAAGAGAGCCCATTTTTTTGGCAcataatttaagaaattgatatttaaaaagttaaagtgaagagaataaagtatgagacaTGAAAATGTGGAAGAGTAAAAAGCATAAgtaaacaagaaaataaaatgaaaataacttaGTTACGATGGAACATCCCCAACAAAGAAGTACTCATATATATGATGGAATGGAGGAAGCATAAGTTATGATAATTAACTAACTTTATGGATAAAGTAGAAGTGAATtgaaaattatgatttaattgagaattttttttagtcttcataatatataaatgtatcgTTCCAAATAAAAAGTGCCGCTTCTTGTGAATAAACTGACCAAGCCTGGTTTGGTTTGACCACGTATGCGAGGCGGGGCATGAATGATGTTCAAATTAACaagttaaaaatatcaatattaaTTACTCTGTATATTaatatactcctattattttatttatactcatgGCTGACTACACAGAAAAAATTCCCAAATCTAGGCATACCAcaccttaattaattaattttccaaaacaatgttaatatatattttaattcattgTATATCTAAGAATGAACTGTCACTGGACTATGGATTTATCTCACCCATAGTTTctggattttaaaaatatctccaATAGTCTTGCAAAAGGAACAATTTCaaaataaacccttagtccaaaAATTAttgaagatatttttaaaaccCAGAGACTATGGACGACTATGGACTAGATGAACCAAAAGTCCATGAACTATTTTATAATTCACTCTATATCTAAAACATTTAAAAACGAATCCAAACTTTTAGAAAACGAATCCAAACTTTTAGAAAACGAATCCAAACTAAATTCATATATAACTAAGTACTATATGAATTATAAGGCTACACGATTTGGATAAGCCTAACCGTGATTGCGTATTGGAAAACCTTGCTCACAATTTGGTGAAGGATTTGATGTCCTAACAAACACATCTTATTATCTAAATCATATGAATCGATACTCATATTAAATCCAAGTCTCAAATATATTGACCGTATAAGgttcaaaaatataaacaccttattcaaaatatcgatattttattttgtgtataagtAAAATATCATGTCATAACATTCCACATTTTCCCAATGTtgtagtaactttttttttattgcaaaataACTCCATGCAATATATTACGTACGGATAATAAATTCTACTTCTATTAATGCTGCTAAAATTGACTAATTACAgctaaattatttaaaaatatggCCTACCATGAAAtacacaaaaataaagataaagagcatccataatggcgcctagcgcaccgcctagccgagccccGGCGCTAGGCAGTCCGCTAgacgaaccattgtaaccgccGAGCCGGTTTCCGGAAAAAAAAAttgcctagcgctaggcgatgtgtgggcgctgggcgatccactcgccgccattgcaggctccggatcgccgagcgcatcgcccaacggattttttaattttttttatttaatgttttttttatgaaactcattcttggttgtttctcttttatagagacatccttgaatgttttatgttctactttcgatgtgggacaaactcattcttggttgtttctcttttatagagacatccttgaatgttttatgatccactttcgatgtgggaaaaactcattcttggttgtttctcttttagagacatccttgaatgttttatgttccacttttgatgtgggacaaactcattcttggttgtttctcttttatagagacatccttgaatgttttatattccactttcgatgtgagacaaactcattaatgaagatgttgtaatgttattttaattttaacgaattgtgtttttttaattaatgtactttttaaaatttaatattattattgaacttttccgtatttgtgtcgtaaatttaattccgtattttgtgtgattattaattatttgttttatataattttgagtgatgtggctagactatgactaggctatgactgagctatttgcttgttttgatgatgtgacaggaggatttttagtgttgatgatgtggtaggaggagtttgtggttaGACTATCACtaagctattgctgggctattcctatcgTGGATAGCCTAAGCAATTGAACCAATATCTAGttgtcaaaaaaataaaatacggaGTATTTTGTTGGAAGAAAATATCAAATGCCTTATCATATCACCACACAGTTCCAGACGCCTCCAAATGGGCGTGTTGACACGCGCTGTAAATAAATACGTATCTTGGTGTTGGTGGTGACAACTGCTGAAGATCTTTAAATCTGACGTGGCACCCTTCCTACTTTTAAGCACATGTGTCACCACCATGTTAACTGCACTTCCTCGCTCACCGcttctttctcttctctcttcacTCACGATTCTATTGCCATTTTCGTTTTATGCAACGGAAACTGAGTCTAGGGCTGTCTCCGCCGCCATCGCCGCATATTTGTTGTGCTAATGACTTGACTACTCAGATCTACCAAGATACTCTATTTTGTAGCATCAATTGCTGGTAATTGCGTATATTCCTTCACGATTTTCGTCCCAAACTTTTCCCTCTCCACATTTGTCTTTCTTCTTCCGCTTTTTTTTCCGTTATTGTGATTTTCTATGAAGCAATTGTGAGAAAATGGATAGGATTATTCTATGGTGAAGTTTATGTTGAATTGTTAAGTATGTGTAGTTCCATTTTGAAGTAGGTTTTCTGAGTTATTGTGGACTCTAATGTGTGTTATAGAAGGATACGGATGGGACAAAGTTACAAACAACTCTATATCTGCAATTCTGCTAACGTAActtaatttcttctttttttggggACATGGACTATATATTGATGATGGACAATTGACAGACGCATTAAGCAGGGTGCTGACGGAATTTTGGGGTCACATATCATGTATCAAGTGCTCTTTGTATAGAGAAGACATAATCTTAATCTTATTAGATATCTGTAcaaaatatgatatggataGCTATAAGGTGTAGTCATTATTCTAAATATATACTGTATATTTCTGTCTTCTTGTGATTTGAGTATATCTTCCAACAATGTATGGCTTCAAAGAGCTGAAAGCTAGTATTGAAAAACATATGTATATCTGATCATAGTCACAGCTGTGAAATGCTCCTTGTTCCTGCAGGAAGAAAGCACAATGTGGACTGATGAGAAGCACAGCATATATCTTGAACATTTAGAACTCTCATTTGTTAAACAGCTGCACCAGTCAATCAGTTTGCTTGAGAAGTGTTCAGATCAGGACGAGGGAGAAAGAAGCATTTCACGAATAGATCACATTAACGACGCGCAGGTTGAGACTCGAGTCATCATCCCAATATTTCATTTTGTCAAACTCTCTTGATGGAACATATATGCAATTCTTCAGCCTGACTAACTTTTGATGATACTTCAGCATGGTTGTTGCAAAAAGATCAAGTGCAATAGGGGTTATCCTCTTTCCAATGTTTCAGTTGATTCTGTTGGTCATACTGAGAGCCAGCGGTTATATCGTAATAAGCGCATAGGGATGAAACGTCCTGCTGCCTCAGCTCGTCATACTTGTTCTTCACATCAAAATTCTGCCGGTACCAGATACTGTGACTCCGAGAGAGGTGATTTGAACATATTCTTGTGAATGAGATTGGCCAGTTCTATAGTGATATGGTTTGTTGTTTGGTATCTAATGCATACATGCTTTAATATCCTTTGGAATGAGATCCTAGTTTATCTGTTGCTGAGACCATTGCAAATCATGCTCTAAAATGTAGTATCACTTTCTATTGTGCTGACTAATGAGTTATTGGATTCTTGCAGAGGGTACAGGTCAGAATTTTGTTGATGAACAACATGAATTAAACTCTGATACTGCGAAAAGAATGAAGACTTTCTCACCACCGGATTAGTCAAGATTGAGTGACGGGGCACATGTATTCCCAGTTTCATTCTATATCTTCTTGATCCAACAAGCATCAACTATAGAGAAATGTCTCAGAAGATGAGACCTCTAGTCTTGTAGGTTAATTATATTGCGTCGTGAACTGAGGAACCCTTTGAGATCTTCATCAATTCTAGAGAAATGTCTCAAACAGATGACAGCTCCAGGTTTGTTTAAGAGTTCTCCGTAATACTATGATATATCATGTACTCCTATTTGTTTATTCGATTATTGGATAAGTTTAGATGTAAATGTAAGATGCTATATTCTGATTCTAGCTAGTTGTGAGGTAGTACTCCTACTTACTAGTTCAAGATTGTGTATAATATGAGTATATCTGAATGCAAGAAGCCATcttatatatactccatttgtaTTCTtcacaaatactccctccgtccagcaatagCAGTCCCATTTCTCcagggcacgggttttaagaaagtttTGGAGTGTATAATAAATAGTGTGTGAtagtggaaggtgggacccACCTAAATTGTTTAAACCTTTTTTGTTTAGCTTGCATACACCAAGCTGcccaattttttgtttttggtttgCAAGCACGTTTCCATTTCAGTTCATGGAATCTCAAATTTAATTTCCGGCTGCCAATTTAAAAAATGGACATAGTACATGGAAAACTGAATTTAAAAGGAACACTCAACATAAAAAACTGCCTTCCATTACATAATTGATCAAAATAAGGTGAAATCACCTCAAAATACAAGAGGGAAGTGAAAGTTTCAAATTTCCCTTTAAAATCCAATAAGTACAACTCCACAGTTGCTATAAATGCATCAACTATACTCATTTAAGCCATCTCCAACAACCCCAAATTTGAAAATCTTCCAAAAAAACTCTTGCACAATTAAGTAAATTCATCTccctcagaaaaatttcatcctaGGGATAGATAATGGGCAGAGGCAAACCCTGCACTTGAGCAGCAACATGAAGAATAATGTGGTGCAGTTTCTACTCAAGCACAACCATGATGGAGTACTAGCAAGAGGGGCTGAGAAACTTTTAGCATCAGTAGGAAGACAATATATAGGCTATGGAAAGCAGCCAAGGAGCAGATGCAAAGGGGAGAACCTGCAATGATGGAAGGAAAAGTTAGAGGCTACCATCATGTTGACAGATTAGAACTTGATCAAGAAAAGGTTAGAAACTTATCTACTCTTGAAAGATCTTCCCTGAGAAAGATGACAGTAAAATTGAATGTGAGCAAGAGCACATTAGGTCAGTGGGTGAAGCAAGGTAAACTACGGCCACATACAAATGCAATCAAATCTGCCCTCACCAATATGAATAAGATAGCAAGAGCTAGATGG
This region includes:
- the LOC121742931 gene encoding uncharacterized protein LOC121742931, producing the protein MSSSNASTLLLPSECSGHARQLESSNGNRYQPLLHQSWSSSQGPVAILWDMENCPVPSDVRSEDVAGNIRMALRFHPVIDGAVTMLSAYGDFNAFPRRLREGCQRTGVKLIDVPNGRKDASDKAILIDMFLFALDNPPPSSIMLISGDVDFAPALHILGQRGYTIVLAIPSRVGVSSALCNAGRFVWDWPSIARGEGFMPPAKAMIPSRGGAGDIAGFLVGCHINNTMDGENEEESIVYRGISRGYCSTRDLSFVSRSASEHKSNPIAMPSDPMISQSLSLPSSLYEVSSGNRVPSKQNDTTWVQPRDLNDLKGQLVRLLELADGNLPLTRLPAEYQKFYGKPLFVSEDGAIKLANLLKKMGDMIAIQGKGQKKFVCLHNSKSGAAGNPVILSRREKKEKESQEDNVDLMAGSGSSDEFSGDGTVVGGGNDGRQVGGSSYLEVVDQSLIVDKSLNKFKYELQEIMVSYSCRIFLGSFESIYQQRYKKQLDYISFGVNNLEELLGKARDVVLLQEEPISKRKYMFAVCG
- the LOC121743587 gene encoding cold-regulated protein 28-like, which encodes MWTDEKHSIYLEHLELSFVKQLHQSISLLEKCSDQDEGERSISRIDHINDAQHGCCKKIKCNRGYPLSNVSVDSVGHTESQRLYRNKRIGMKRPAASARHTCSSHQNSAGTRYCDSEREGTGQNFVDEQHELNSDTAKRMKTFSPPD